Proteins from one Candidatus Nitrospira nitrosa genomic window:
- a CDS encoding c-type cytochrome has translation MMDSMTQKAGIIAAAAFGVVLVSSAGYSSVSAQGLPEGFKKGDLAPEPSAEMIEAGKRVYFTKCVWCHGVDGAGDGPGADRLWPRPRNFNQGTFKIRHTASGELPLFDAKKPIPGQNDLFETVTHGLPGSAMPPWEGILSEEQRQQVLSFVTTQLVKDRKFNDKQSESQTVLQLADLKPKPATDESKKRGGELIVEKKCVECHGMEGRGDGNAFNLKDDWGFSIQPANWHKCWNFRGSRQDPYNVSNIFRTFSTGVNGTPMPSFADNTSVDERWDIANFVNSLCERDPLGNPLPIDPLTDKPKINFVIPSDMVEGEIPTDLEHEAWKKAPKRYVAMGGQITHKPRNFVNRLDDIWVRSLYNDKHIVYLIEWDDRTKSVAEGKLPWAPTQVNIDIKEQDPKTGEEGSIAAQQNNYAVYNDAIAIETAVKWKELPAPIKPRYLFGTNEQFPVDIVKWEADGSLRAFKGTGWDKDFEERDNYEEAMKLLKAEWKNGRWYVMMQRPVGNKKDQDYDEDTFFEVGQYIPTVFFAWDGHNGDAGRKMAVSAFYYTFMNPPVPQETYIYPVVIAVGVVLLEGWVLTRRSNRKKGKTL, from the coding sequence ATGATGGACAGTATGACTCAGAAGGCCGGGATCATCGCGGCTGCAGCCTTCGGAGTGGTTTTAGTATCGAGTGCTGGATATTCGTCGGTTTCAGCGCAAGGGCTGCCCGAGGGATTTAAGAAGGGTGATTTGGCTCCTGAACCCTCTGCAGAAATGATTGAAGCAGGGAAGCGAGTCTATTTCACCAAGTGCGTGTGGTGCCATGGGGTTGATGGAGCAGGTGACGGGCCTGGTGCTGATCGTCTCTGGCCTCGTCCACGTAACTTCAATCAAGGAACGTTTAAGATCCGGCATACGGCCAGCGGCGAATTGCCGTTGTTTGACGCCAAAAAGCCGATTCCAGGTCAGAACGATTTGTTCGAAACGGTCACGCACGGTCTTCCTGGCTCTGCGATGCCCCCGTGGGAAGGTATCTTAAGCGAAGAACAGCGTCAGCAAGTTCTTTCTTTTGTGACGACGCAGCTCGTCAAGGATAGAAAATTCAACGATAAGCAGTCAGAGAGCCAGACCGTACTCCAATTGGCTGATTTGAAGCCGAAACCTGCCACCGACGAAAGTAAGAAGCGTGGTGGTGAGTTAATCGTCGAAAAAAAATGTGTTGAATGTCATGGTATGGAAGGTCGGGGCGATGGGAATGCCTTCAATCTAAAGGATGACTGGGGCTTTTCCATTCAGCCGGCTAACTGGCACAAGTGTTGGAACTTCAGAGGGAGTAGGCAAGATCCATACAATGTAAGTAATATCTTCCGAACTTTCTCTACCGGAGTCAATGGTACTCCAATGCCATCCTTCGCGGATAACACCAGCGTGGACGAGCGTTGGGATATTGCTAACTTTGTGAACTCTCTTTGTGAGAGAGATCCATTGGGTAACCCATTACCAATCGATCCCTTGACTGATAAGCCGAAAATTAATTTCGTCATTCCATCGGATATGGTGGAAGGGGAAATCCCAACCGATCTTGAGCATGAGGCATGGAAAAAGGCTCCAAAGCGATACGTGGCAATGGGGGGACAGATTACCCACAAGCCAAGGAACTTTGTAAATCGGCTGGATGATATTTGGGTGAGATCGCTCTACAACGATAAACACATTGTCTATCTGATTGAGTGGGATGATCGAACGAAGAGTGTGGCCGAAGGGAAACTACCTTGGGCTCCAACACAAGTTAATATCGATATCAAAGAACAGGATCCTAAGACTGGTGAAGAAGGGTCCATCGCGGCTCAGCAAAATAACTACGCGGTCTATAATGACGCCATTGCCATTGAAACCGCCGTCAAGTGGAAGGAACTTCCAGCTCCGATTAAGCCACGCTACTTGTTCGGTACGAACGAGCAGTTCCCCGTGGATATCGTGAAGTGGGAAGCAGATGGATCTCTTCGTGCCTTCAAAGGGACTGGCTGGGACAAGGATTTTGAAGAGCGTGACAATTACGAAGAGGCCATGAAGCTGCTAAAGGCGGAATGGAAGAATGGTCGGTGGTACGTCATGATGCAGCGGCCGGTAGGAAATAAGAAGGACCAGGATTACGATGAGGATACCTTCTTTGAAGTGGGCCAATACATCCCGACCGTCTTTTTTGCCTGGGATGGTCATAATGGTGATGCAGGACGGAAGATGGCTGTGTCGGCCTTCTACTACACCTTTATGAATCCGCCGGTCCCACAGGAGACGTACATTTATCCGGTCGTCATCGCGGTCGGTGTGGTTCTCTTGGAGGGATGGGTGTTGACCCGCCGTTCAAATAGGAAAAAGGGAAAGACCTTATAG
- a CDS encoding c-type cytochrome, producing the protein MKALMSLGALIGVAGLLLLGGMIFDVVPSNTVRLVEGYMPIQLLLEVACFVIGFTGLSYMMSAMGMALPRFWQGIGFWVFLMMYLKFRVYPPIPFSVRAMYGTVGLVTVFMWVSANEEDWNKFKQPIMNVLDAQTGMNRLLRYVYLVFIPILVGGFSFNAMMPKSEEPIELRTVHPAPPASTKVHGKTYTLQTSQNPYRVNPEGKYDQEFSNANIVEQGMGRLMKPNANPWDEKNQGYLKYVREGGEIFFQNCHFCHGDNLNGRGLHAFAFNPIPANFTDPGTIAQLQETFIFWRVSKGGIGLPNEGFPWASVMPPWEQHLTVDEIWKVVLFEYWHTGYYPRTWD; encoded by the coding sequence ATGAAAGCATTGATGTCTCTCGGAGCCTTGATTGGAGTAGCGGGGCTGCTTCTTTTGGGTGGGATGATCTTTGACGTTGTTCCATCCAATACTGTGCGATTAGTCGAAGGGTATATGCCGATCCAGCTGCTGCTCGAAGTGGCATGCTTTGTGATCGGTTTTACTGGGCTGAGCTACATGATGAGTGCAATGGGGATGGCTCTCCCGAGGTTCTGGCAAGGGATTGGATTCTGGGTCTTCTTGATGATGTATTTGAAGTTCCGGGTGTATCCTCCGATCCCTTTCAGCGTACGTGCGATGTACGGAACGGTGGGTCTTGTCACGGTGTTCATGTGGGTGTCTGCTAATGAAGAGGACTGGAATAAGTTTAAGCAGCCCATTATGAATGTGCTTGATGCACAGACCGGAATGAATAGGCTCCTGAGGTACGTATACCTTGTGTTTATTCCAATCCTTGTGGGTGGATTTTCTTTCAATGCCATGATGCCGAAGTCTGAAGAGCCTATTGAGCTTCGGACGGTTCACCCGGCGCCTCCTGCCAGCACGAAGGTTCATGGGAAGACGTATACGCTGCAAACGTCGCAGAACCCTTACCGAGTTAATCCGGAAGGGAAGTACGATCAAGAATTCTCCAATGCCAATATTGTGGAACAGGGAATGGGGCGTTTGATGAAACCAAATGCCAACCCCTGGGATGAGAAGAACCAAGGTTATCTGAAATACGTGAGAGAAGGCGGAGAGATTTTCTTTCAAAATTGCCATTTCTGCCATGGTGACAACCTGAATGGGAGAGGGCTGCACGCCTTTGCCTTCAATCCAATTCCTGCAAACTTTACCGATCCGGGCACGATTGCGCAGTTGCAAGAGACATTTATCTTCTGGCGCGTTTCGAAGGGCGGTATCGGATTGCCCAACGAAGGATTCCCGTGGGCTTCAGTCATGCCGCCATGGGAACAACACTTGACCGTGGATGAAATTTGGAAAGTCGTTTTGTTTGAATATTGGCACACCGGCTACTATCCACGGACTTGGGATTAG
- a CDS encoding c-type cytochrome, whose amino-acid sequence MGNLIAEALSMGWMALAIIAGLLVYFQVSISDPAAKKRAVFKTFIGMVSCFLLFMAIANYKTNFYGESRLLPVSLVMITVTTFIMALYFTNLSALLKIGGMMFFVAAFLSGYGNWLPQVEGGFPPVEEKVTWETMTTQQLADKGEEIIFGGVGKNKEQGAIGKGQCPLCHAFHAGMLGERAPNLLGLPTRKERLEDPKYSKGNPSKREYSVKEAFPGSGTAETVQEYIAESHACPSCYVVAGYGVKGTNDKESPMPSIHKPPISLSLAELAAVDTWMYAREGVEPPSFDDIVKSYEKFVPEADRPKQADDKPAGATSLLADGSEPVDQIFAKAQCVSCHTIPGIPGAMGTIGPKLEEGTTAAQRIKDPTYKGTAKSPAEYIMESIVDPSAYVVKPFPDKTMPAIFGQKLSAGALKKIVDYLSQVKTGAPPPKIS is encoded by the coding sequence TTGGGTAACTTGATTGCAGAAGCACTGTCGATGGGTTGGATGGCTTTGGCCATCATTGCGGGTCTGCTTGTTTACTTTCAAGTAAGCATCAGCGACCCGGCTGCGAAGAAGCGCGCAGTCTTTAAGACGTTCATTGGGATGGTATCCTGCTTTCTTCTCTTTATGGCGATCGCCAATTACAAAACTAACTTCTATGGCGAAAGCCGGTTGCTACCTGTCTCCTTAGTGATGATCACGGTGACAACCTTCATTATGGCGTTGTACTTCACCAACCTGAGCGCCCTACTGAAGATCGGTGGCATGATGTTCTTCGTAGCTGCGTTCCTTTCTGGCTATGGAAATTGGCTTCCTCAGGTGGAAGGTGGTTTTCCGCCGGTAGAGGAGAAGGTGACGTGGGAAACCATGACCACTCAGCAGCTGGCTGACAAGGGTGAGGAAATTATCTTTGGTGGCGTCGGAAAGAATAAGGAGCAAGGTGCGATCGGTAAAGGGCAATGTCCACTTTGCCATGCTTTCCACGCTGGTATGCTCGGTGAGAGAGCGCCAAACTTGTTGGGTCTACCAACTCGCAAAGAGCGCTTAGAGGATCCTAAGTATTCCAAGGGTAACCCATCAAAGCGTGAATATTCAGTTAAGGAAGCTTTCCCTGGTTCAGGCACCGCAGAGACTGTGCAGGAATACATTGCAGAATCTCATGCCTGTCCTAGTTGCTATGTCGTTGCTGGTTATGGGGTGAAAGGTACGAATGATAAAGAAAGCCCGATGCCCTCGATTCATAAGCCGCCGATATCGCTCAGTCTCGCAGAGCTTGCGGCAGTTGATACTTGGATGTACGCCCGGGAGGGAGTTGAGCCTCCATCATTCGATGACATCGTGAAGTCGTATGAGAAGTTTGTTCCTGAAGCCGACCGTCCAAAGCAGGCGGATGATAAGCCTGCAGGAGCCACCTCACTGCTGGCGGATGGATCAGAGCCTGTCGATCAAATTTTCGCTAAAGCTCAGTGTGTCTCTTGCCATACGATCCCTGGTATTCCTGGAGCCATGGGGACCATCGGTCCGAAGCTTGAGGAAGGGACCACTGCAGCACAGCGCATAAAGGATCCAACGTACAAGGGCACCGCAAAATCACCGGCGGAATATATTATGGAGTCCATCGTTGATCCAAGCGCGTACGTTGTTAAACCATTCCCAGATAAAACAATGCCGGCCATTTTCGGTCAGAAATTGAGCGCTGGGGCATTGAAGAAAATCGTTGACTACTTATCGCAAGTGAAAACCGGAGCGCCGCCACCAAAGATTTCCTAG
- a CDS encoding cytochrome ubiquinol oxidase subunit I has product MGLLAGKRVFSIVALCMMVGLLLLPVVVALPSLAIGEETRSGDAAKKDGDKVEKGRDVYYKTEGIVSGAPAPKTTDGVKDYPRYNFESRVLLWFANQQHLYYGSFVLAVPIFCMIIEFMGVVTKDKALAKRYDQLAYDFIKISLTAYSLTAILGGILIFTFLTLYPSFFSYLSGIFRPVMHIYALMFVAESGTLYIYYYGWDKMREGFLKWIHLSMSVVLNVIGTLLMFLANSWIGFMMSPAGVDEQGRYLGNIWHVIHTALWNPLNLHRILGNMAFGGGVVAAYAAYKFLASKTDEDRAHYDWMGYIAMALGVAFLIPLPFAGYWLMREVYAYRQQMGITLMGGLLAWLFIIQATMIGILFLCTNYYLWQAMGRMRGAEKYQRYIKYLVFLLACGYMVFITPHTMVMTPAELKAMGGQQHPVLGNYGVMSAKNGGINVIITTTVLSFVWYMRGNKVSTVSWAKFGNIFMGVFFGCAYFNIIFLAVYGYYIPANVRVGLSVPQVATTLSCLFFMFALNSVMMRGAKQMGAIEWGKISARSQYALIMLATAFTWMMALMGYIRSSVRLFWHVNEIMRDNSPWAYTHTVGFAANMISANVLFFWITILFVFWLGSLTAKKVPVESKAGIPGSVPQPATSH; this is encoded by the coding sequence ATGGGCCTTTTAGCCGGCAAGCGCGTATTTTCGATTGTGGCGCTCTGCATGATGGTCGGCCTCCTTCTGCTTCCGGTCGTCGTGGCGTTGCCTTCACTGGCTATCGGTGAAGAGACTCGTTCGGGCGATGCGGCAAAGAAGGATGGAGATAAGGTCGAAAAGGGTCGGGATGTCTATTATAAGACAGAAGGAATCGTGTCTGGTGCTCCCGCTCCTAAGACGACGGATGGTGTTAAGGACTATCCGAGATATAACTTTGAAAGTCGAGTCTTGCTCTGGTTTGCGAACCAGCAGCACCTCTACTACGGCAGCTTCGTGCTGGCCGTTCCGATTTTTTGCATGATCATCGAGTTTATGGGGGTTGTCACGAAGGATAAAGCGCTCGCGAAGCGCTATGATCAATTGGCTTATGATTTCATTAAGATCAGTCTTACTGCCTACTCTCTTACTGCTATTCTAGGAGGTATTCTGATCTTTACCTTCTTGACTCTGTATCCATCCTTCTTCTCATATCTGTCGGGTATCTTCCGCCCTGTCATGCACATCTATGCATTGATGTTTGTGGCGGAGAGTGGGACTCTCTACATCTACTACTATGGATGGGACAAGATGCGAGAGGGTTTCTTGAAGTGGATCCATTTGAGCATGTCGGTGGTTTTGAACGTGATAGGAACATTGCTCATGTTCCTTGCAAATTCTTGGATCGGTTTCATGATGTCGCCTGCCGGCGTTGATGAGCAGGGGCGGTACCTTGGGAATATTTGGCATGTGATTCATACCGCACTGTGGAATCCGCTTAATCTGCACCGAATCCTGGGTAATATGGCGTTTGGTGGCGGCGTGGTTGCGGCCTATGCTGCGTATAAGTTTTTGGCTTCCAAAACGGATGAGGATCGAGCCCACTATGATTGGATGGGCTATATCGCTATGGCTTTGGGTGTGGCGTTTCTGATCCCATTGCCATTTGCCGGATATTGGCTCATGCGCGAGGTCTATGCCTATCGTCAGCAAATGGGTATCACCTTGATGGGTGGTTTGCTTGCTTGGTTGTTCATTATTCAAGCCACCATGATCGGTATTCTGTTTTTGTGCACAAATTACTATCTCTGGCAGGCCATGGGGCGTATGCGTGGTGCAGAGAAGTATCAGCGATATATTAAGTACCTGGTCTTTCTGCTTGCCTGTGGCTATATGGTCTTCATTACTCCGCATACCATGGTGATGACTCCAGCGGAGTTAAAAGCCATGGGAGGTCAGCAGCACCCAGTGTTGGGTAACTATGGGGTTATGTCTGCGAAAAACGGAGGCATTAACGTCATTATTACAACCACGGTGTTGAGCTTCGTCTGGTATATGCGAGGCAATAAAGTCTCAACTGTATCTTGGGCGAAGTTCGGTAACATCTTTATGGGTGTGTTCTTCGGCTGCGCCTATTTCAATATTATATTCCTTGCGGTGTACGGATATTATATCCCGGCAAACGTTCGTGTGGGTCTGTCTGTTCCTCAAGTAGCGACAACCTTGTCTTGTCTCTTCTTCATGTTTGCATTGAATAGCGTCATGATGAGAGGTGCTAAGCAAATGGGGGCGATCGAGTGGGGTAAGATTTCCGCTCGATCCCAATACGCCCTTATTATGTTGGCGACAGCATTTACCTGGATGATGGCACTGATGGGCTATATTCGCTCATCCGTCAGACTCTTTTGGCATGTCAATGAAATCATGAGAGACAATTCTCCTTGGGCTTATACCCATACGGTAGGATTTGCCGCCAATATGATTTCAGCGAATGTGTTGTTCTTTTGGATTACAATTCTATTTGTTTTTTGGCTGGGTAGCTTAACGGCGAAGAAAGTTCCTGTGGAATCTAAGGCGGGAATACCTGGTAGTGTTCCGCAGCCGGCTACCAGTCATTAA
- a CDS encoding formylglycine-generating enzyme family protein encodes MLDSKFKLVFLFVVLACAAMPIVAIMRGTTVTPYEKPTSDTVAEVVSTADSAPGEEPFSGEMVTIPAGAFIRGTEGGGFDERPQRTIYLDAFSIDRYEVTNYQYQQFVVATGHRKPGLPSRYAKSGARVRGINQPIVYVSWDDADGYCRWKGKRLPTEAEWEKAMRGTDGRLWPWGDTEQPDGANWARVQDGHEASARVGTFQSDKSPYGVMDGAGNVMEWVADWYDETYYKSSPDQNPPSPEYGTYRVLRGGGYTTAGGDVRITSRSKMMQDFRDETIGFRCANSPVGTVGEEKGKPEELTENQSSKGSKTRPK; translated from the coding sequence ATGCTCGATTCGAAATTTAAACTGGTCTTCCTGTTTGTGGTCTTGGCCTGCGCGGCCATGCCCATTGTCGCCATTATGCGAGGGACGACGGTCACTCCGTATGAGAAGCCGACGTCTGATACCGTCGCTGAAGTTGTGTCGACGGCGGATAGTGCGCCAGGAGAAGAACCGTTTTCGGGTGAGATGGTCACGATTCCAGCAGGGGCGTTCATTCGTGGAACTGAGGGTGGAGGTTTCGATGAGCGTCCCCAACGAACCATTTATCTGGATGCATTCTCGATTGACCGGTACGAGGTGACGAACTATCAGTATCAGCAGTTTGTTGTGGCCACAGGGCATCGAAAACCAGGACTTCCTTCACGCTATGCCAAGAGCGGAGCCAGGGTGCGTGGGATCAATCAGCCCATTGTTTATGTGTCATGGGACGACGCTGACGGGTACTGTCGATGGAAGGGGAAACGGCTGCCTACCGAAGCTGAGTGGGAAAAGGCGATGCGCGGTACGGATGGAAGGCTCTGGCCATGGGGAGATACGGAGCAACCTGATGGGGCAAATTGGGCTCGTGTGCAGGATGGTCATGAAGCGTCGGCGCGTGTCGGTACATTTCAGAGCGACAAGAGTCCCTATGGAGTGATGGACGGTGCCGGTAATGTCATGGAGTGGGTGGCGGATTGGTACGATGAGACCTACTATAAGAGCTCGCCGGATCAGAATCCACCGAGTCCTGAGTACGGCACCTACCGGGTGCTTCGTGGGGGAGGATATACGACGGCAGGTGGCGATGTTCGAATTACCAGTCGAAGCAAGATGATGCAAGACTTTCGAGATGAAACGATCGGATTTCGCTGTGCAAATTCACCTGTCGGTACGGTAGGTGAAGAGAAGGGAAAGCCGGAAGAACTTACAGAAAATCAAAGTAGTAAAGGATCAAAAACACGGCCAAAATGA
- a CDS encoding formylglycine-generating enzyme family protein: MENKGVLVGSIIFVFASFFLMIGLLAYESYKAKQMKQLAASVASEARPTASSLPSQDFSMYKTRIGDEGREMVQVPEGPFTMGSNDGDPDEAPEHQVYLKGFYIDRNEVTQQEYQRFAKMTKRGMPRIEVFDDDQSKILKPEFAAMSVSWDEAIAYCKWAGKRLPTEAEWEKAGRGESKRRYPWGDKFVVNAANVDGTEDGYKYLAPSGVFEGGRSPYGIHDMTGNVAEWVEDSYDEHYYKKSPFRDPKGPDNADLKVVRGGSWRETEHQARLSKRFAAKHWRTDVTIGVRCASDLDPASAGS, translated from the coding sequence GTGGAAAATAAAGGTGTCTTAGTCGGCTCCATTATCTTTGTGTTTGCGTCCTTCTTTCTCATGATCGGTCTGTTGGCTTACGAATCATACAAGGCCAAGCAGATGAAACAGCTTGCGGCGTCAGTGGCGTCCGAAGCGCGACCGACGGCCAGCAGTCTGCCTTCTCAGGATTTCTCCATGTACAAGACAAGAATCGGAGACGAAGGGCGGGAGATGGTGCAAGTTCCGGAAGGGCCTTTCACGATGGGAAGCAATGACGGTGATCCCGATGAGGCACCCGAGCATCAGGTCTACTTGAAAGGGTTCTATATCGACCGGAACGAGGTCACGCAACAAGAATATCAGCGGTTTGCCAAGATGACGAAGCGGGGGATGCCGAGAATCGAGGTGTTTGACGATGATCAATCAAAGATCTTGAAGCCCGAGTTTGCGGCGATGAGTGTCTCGTGGGACGAGGCGATAGCCTACTGCAAGTGGGCGGGGAAGCGTCTGCCTACGGAAGCGGAATGGGAAAAAGCCGGTCGTGGCGAGAGTAAGCGAAGATATCCATGGGGAGACAAGTTCGTCGTCAATGCGGCCAATGTCGATGGTACGGAAGATGGCTATAAGTACTTGGCTCCTTCCGGAGTCTTTGAGGGTGGGCGCAGTCCTTACGGCATTCATGACATGACGGGAAATGTGGCGGAATGGGTCGAGGACTCCTACGACGAGCATTACTACAAGAAATCTCCGTTTCGTGACCCCAAGGGGCCGGACAATGCAGATTTGAAAGTCGTACGGGGAGGATCTTGGAGGGAGACGGAGCATCAGGCAAGGTTGTCCAAGAGATTTGCCGCTAAGCATTGGCGTACCGATGTCACGATCGGTGTTCGCTGTGCGAGCGATTTAGATCCAGCTTCAGCTGGGAGCTGA
- a CDS encoding DUF3047 domain-containing protein yields MIRTVLMAAAAVLGSTVLVIGVTPAITGEPTLVLEDFQAKEADGFPSLWDHENQRSQAKGRDAYKVRTENGVSFLSAKDAGQRIKKKKIDWDPKAYPVLTWRWRLTKAATGNEPLAAVYASLDTDLLFIPVFTKYVWSESKPDGTLTEGGMFSGSEIVVQSGTKEIGQWFEERVNVYEDFKRIHKHEPAEKAWGISIIAAPGVEIDFGPLVALPGK; encoded by the coding sequence ATGATACGGACTGTGTTGATGGCTGCGGCAGCCGTGCTCGGCTCAACGGTTCTCGTGATTGGGGTGACGCCTGCGATCACGGGAGAGCCGACGCTGGTGCTGGAAGATTTTCAAGCAAAAGAAGCGGATGGTTTTCCTTCGTTGTGGGATCACGAAAATCAACGTAGCCAAGCAAAAGGCCGTGACGCGTACAAGGTACGGACGGAGAACGGGGTCAGCTTTTTGTCGGCCAAGGATGCGGGGCAACGGATCAAGAAAAAGAAAATCGATTGGGATCCGAAAGCCTATCCGGTTCTGACCTGGCGTTGGCGCCTGACCAAAGCCGCGACCGGAAACGAGCCGCTCGCGGCCGTCTATGCATCGCTCGATACGGATCTTTTGTTTATTCCGGTGTTCACGAAGTATGTCTGGAGTGAATCAAAACCGGATGGCACGTTGACCGAAGGTGGGATGTTCAGTGGATCCGAGATCGTTGTCCAGTCTGGGACGAAGGAGATCGGACAGTGGTTTGAAGAGCGGGTCAATGTGTACGAAGACTTTAAGCGGATTCATAAGCATGAACCGGCGGAGAAGGCCTGGGGAATTTCTATCATCGCCGCGCCTGGAGTGGAGATCGATTTTGGTCCACTCGTTGCCCTTCCAGGGAAGTGA
- a CDS encoding cytochrome ubiquinol oxidase subunit I, whose protein sequence is MGQGFRINGLLLRVALGIAVVSITLGSLGYDPDLSYADASTDVYFGTEGIPQGPAAPTPQETVYPQVGSLDSRLLVWFVTQQHTYFGGFVLALPLFCALLEFLGLLTNKPALALRYDSLARDLAKVAVLAMSVTALIGSLMLTMFIMLYPSFMKYMGGTFKGFMPAYAAVFFGEALLLVIYYYGWNRMTDRGMKWIHAAIGILTNIVGTALLMMANAWSAFMMSPAGVDAQGRFLGNAWHLLHSALWNPLNVHRFLADMMSGGAVVLAYACYRFFTSKTDEERAYFDWVGYVFLFVTVCALIPMPFAGYWLMKSVFMFRQTMGVTMMGGLLTWLFVVQALLIGVLFLGINYYLWQSMARIKGGERYQPYYQLLLGVLMVALFIWLTPHTLLTSASEAKAMGGAQHPVIGNYGVMSAKNGAVNILILVTALSFLYYRRANRTMTISWIKTGNILITVLYVVGAVNIIWLSIYGFYLPAKIRVGLSAPQAFTTFTVILVGVVINRLMLRRAMVHGPIQWGKIPLRGMVGLFGLAASFSWVMGLMGYIRSSGRLSWHVSELMADVSPWAFTPDLQYATKMVTLNMVVFWAAVLALFWMCERGQQPVMVEDASEKESPLLAPIPSQET, encoded by the coding sequence ATGGGCCAAGGATTCAGAATAAATGGTTTGTTGCTTCGTGTGGCACTGGGCATTGCAGTCGTCTCGATCACCCTTGGTTCTCTGGGGTATGACCCCGATCTGTCTTATGCCGACGCTTCCACCGATGTGTACTTCGGAACCGAGGGAATTCCGCAGGGGCCGGCGGCTCCAACACCTCAAGAAACGGTCTACCCCCAAGTCGGGTCACTGGATAGCCGGCTACTCGTGTGGTTCGTGACACAGCAGCATACCTATTTCGGCGGATTCGTTCTCGCCTTGCCGTTGTTTTGCGCATTGCTCGAGTTTTTGGGGCTTCTCACAAACAAACCGGCCTTGGCCCTTCGTTACGATAGTTTGGCGAGAGATCTTGCGAAGGTGGCGGTCTTGGCCATGTCGGTCACTGCACTGATCGGCAGTCTGATGCTGACGATGTTTATCATGCTCTATCCGAGTTTCATGAAGTATATGGGCGGAACATTCAAGGGATTCATGCCGGCCTATGCCGCCGTATTTTTCGGAGAAGCGCTGCTGCTGGTGATCTATTATTACGGTTGGAACCGGATGACAGACCGTGGCATGAAATGGATTCATGCCGCGATCGGTATTCTGACGAACATCGTGGGGACCGCATTATTGATGATGGCCAACGCCTGGTCTGCGTTCATGATGTCGCCGGCCGGGGTTGATGCGCAGGGGCGGTTTCTCGGAAACGCGTGGCATCTGTTGCACTCCGCACTCTGGAATCCTCTGAACGTCCATCGCTTTCTGGCGGATATGATGTCCGGTGGGGCCGTGGTGCTTGCCTATGCCTGTTACCGATTTTTTACCAGTAAAACAGACGAGGAACGGGCCTATTTTGATTGGGTCGGATACGTGTTCCTCTTCGTCACGGTGTGCGCTCTCATTCCCATGCCGTTTGCCGGGTACTGGCTGATGAAGTCAGTCTTCATGTTTCGCCAGACCATGGGGGTGACGATGATGGGCGGGCTACTCACCTGGCTCTTTGTGGTGCAGGCCCTCTTGATCGGTGTCTTGTTTTTGGGGATCAACTATTATCTGTGGCAGAGCATGGCGCGGATCAAGGGTGGAGAGCGGTATCAGCCTTACTATCAACTCCTTTTGGGCGTGTTGATGGTGGCGCTCTTTATTTGGTTGACGCCGCATACATTGCTGACCTCTGCCAGTGAGGCTAAGGCAATGGGCGGTGCGCAACACCCGGTCATCGGTAACTACGGGGTCATGTCGGCTAAGAACGGAGCGGTCAATATCCTGATCCTCGTGACCGCACTGAGCTTCCTCTATTATCGTCGTGCGAATCGCACCATGACTATCTCATGGATCAAGACCGGCAATATCCTCATCACGGTGCTGTATGTGGTCGGCGCAGTGAACATCATTTGGCTATCGATCTATGGCTTCTATTTGCCGGCGAAAATTCGCGTCGGTCTGTCCGCTCCGCAGGCTTTCACCACGTTCACGGTTATTCTGGTCGGAGTGGTGATCAATCGGTTGATGCTCCGGCGTGCGATGGTGCATGGCCCGATTCAGTGGGGAAAGATTCCGCTGCGTGGCATGGTCGGATTATTTGGGTTAGCGGCATCGTTCAGTTGGGTGATGGGGTTGATGGGATACATCCGTTCCTCGGGGAGGTTATCATGGCACGTCAGCGAGTTGATGGCCGATGTCTCGCCCTGGGCCTTCACTCCGGACCTCCAATATGCGACCAAAATGGTGACACTGAATATGGTGGTGTTCTGGGCGGCGGTTCTCGCATTGTTCTGGATGTGCGAACGGGGACAGCAGCCGGTGATGGTAGAAGATGCGAGTGAGAAAGAGTCACCGTTACTGGCTCCGATTCCATCGCAAGAAACATAA